ctaaatagtTTCGTGAATGCTGATAAAATATACATTTGCTTAATATTTCGTCCCGAAGTTCCATACTTCCATCAGTACCAAACTTAAAGCCTCCTATTTTCCTGATATTTCAATCATTGGCTACCTTGGATTTAATTAGCTTGCCGTGGGAACCAGTTTGTAGTTTTCTTGCAATGTTTGTTGCTTGAAATatttatgagttttgtttgaGTAATGAATGACGAAAATGTCACTATTTAGAGAATTAATTGAACTATACCTAACTCGAATGTAAAATATTATGACGGTCAAGACCTcgtcctttctttctttccattGCGTTTGAGAGGGTGTAGCGGGGAATTACTGTGATCGATGAATGCCTCTCCCCTCATCCCACCTAACTCGCACACTTGACAAACAAACCCGAAACAGAATATCCTCTATCCATGGATTGGCTGGTGATAGAAGATATGCAGGCTGTATGGCCGTCTGGTTTggttcaaaataattattagtctcttattctttctttatatttgtaaattaatCTCAAAAACTGATCAAACACAAGTTGCACTAGatgtaaaacagtttttttccgaataattttacataatattcaaaaaaaaaaagaatgtaaaatattCGCATTATCTGTCCCAAAGGCTTGGTTcaatatttttgcttttgttttgtaagattcaaaattttcgaTGGAGAAACATTTTATCCATTTAGAATcctttaccaaaaataaaatccaaattagAGATACCtaacaatatatttgatttcgtttatgtaaatttctatttttccaGTTTCACTGTTTCGATTCCCTTTATAATGTGTTTATCACAGAATATAACCGGTCCATTCCAAATTTGGGGATTTTCAAACTGTTCGTAAAGTGGTACCTGCTTTTCGAATATCTTCGAGCAGAATCTTGGTGGTTTTGATGGTAATCCCACGGATTATCCAAGAAACCGGTGGCAGATTAAGAAGAGGAGAAGGCTTAAAGATCTGCTCCATGGTCACCTTGGACCCAACCTTTCCTTGTCCACCACTACATCTTTTGTATTCTTCTCGACTTTTCGGCAACCTTGACTTGCACAAGCGTTCCTGATCTACAAAGTCTGGCACCACTTTCCAGCTACCCTCCAACACTTTCAAAAACATCATATTCTTTGTCCTATATTTTGCCTAAGCAAGAGAAAGCCAAACACAAATTAATTTACCCTAAACTGGACAAAATtaccaatttatttttaagagatATACAAAGACTTTTACTGTGAGATTCTTATGATTTTCATCGATAACTAGATGTATCGGGATTGCTCTGGATATGAAAAGGAAGTTCCAGTACAAATCTTTTTCCATCTCCGTGGTCTGCCTCGGtccatttttcttcaaaacttttcttgatttgttttccttcaTAGGGGAAAAACCCACACTCCCAATCATTTCTGTATAGTCAATACTCAATTTGAAACATTActcaatgaaaagaaagaaaaaaacaccaGACGTTGGCGCCCGGCCTTGTCCTTTTTGAAGACTGGATAGTTGTTTGGATTAGTGAACATCTCGTAGACTCCTTCAGGAGGTAATCCCAGTTTAAATTCTATGTTCATATGGCAAAGaccattttttgttgtcaccttcaaacataaaaaatgtaatgaattaagatatgttttcaaaaacaaaactctagCAATTCTTCTTAAAGGCAAAACAAATCTAATGAGACTTTGTTTGTTGGTCTGGTCTTACCTTCACCTTAGCAGGAGCATCATACCATGGATGCTTTTCCTCTGCAGCTCTCCAaatttctccttctctcctcACTTCATCTAAGTCGTAATATTTAGTATCTACCGCCCACACAGCTTCAGATTTAGGGCTTTTGGACTCGGCCTACAACAAAAAACAGTATTCTATATTGATTTTACTTACTCGGTTTCCCTGATTAATGGACTTGCAACTGACCTCAGGAGGCTCTTCAACATTCTGATTGATCCAGCTACCAAATCCAGGAAGCACACTCATTTTGTATAATCGTTTAGTCCATAAACGATACTACCCTAATTAGAGCCAGGCAAGAGAAAATGACGATCCAACTAAGGTAAAAGCTTGATTTAGATTTAGACAATATACAATAGGAAATagaaactgaaagaaaacGCACGTAAAAATGTTTATGATTTACGTACAAGGCAAAACAAAGTGGACGGCTCGATTTTCATGAGTTGTTGACGTACATGCAACATCTACATGAATCCTAACTCATCCTCTTGTCCCTTCGTTTCAATCCTTTGATGTATATAGTTCGCTTTAATTTACAACCACAACAAtttttcacaagaaaaaataagaaaatacttttttcaCAGTTGACAAGATTTGAACGTTCTGTTCCTATATAAAGTTGAGGCATTAGTATATACTCACAAAAGAATCTATTATGCATgcataataattaattaacttctaaatattttgggtAGACTTGCTTAAATTCTTGGGTTTTTTACCAATTAGTATTCCGATGTTCGGAATTATATAAAgtgattctttctttcttcttgacaGAACgtgaaattgtttttacaGTATTCCAATATTTGAGGTTAATGTTTGTATAAAAATGGTATAACTAGCAAATATCGGATTGGAAAGAGTTTCAAACGCTTCTGATAACGGCGGCCTGAATTTGAAGATCTTCGATTAGAGCCTTGGTGGTCTTGACGGTGGCCCTACGGATGTACCAAGAAAGTGGTGGCAGGTTAAGATAAGAAGAAGGCTGAAAATACTGGTCCAATGTCACTCTCGAGCCAATCAATCCTTTTCCACCGGTACATTGTCTATATTCTTCTCGATTCTTTGGGAGCCTCGGCTTGCAAAAGCGCATGTTATCTACGTACCATGGCTCTATTTGCCACTTACCATAGAACGTTTTCATGAACATCACGTTCTTTTTAGGAATCATATATAGTGTCTGTCCACAGTAagcaacataaacaaaattaaaaaaaaaattatacttgaTATGCGCATAAATATCTttagaaacttttatttttgtggtatatatagagaaaaattCTTACGCTGAAATCTTTCCGGCTCTCATTGAAAGTTAGATGTACCGGGATAGATCCAGACCACCAAAGGAACCTCCAGGGAGCAGCTTTTTCCACCCTCACGTGCTTCTCTGTCGGTCCAAGATCGCTAAAAACTTTACTTGATACGTGTTCCTTCATAAGAAATATCACATTCGCAAGTACGGCTATTATTAGTTCGCAAATCAAACAATACAATAATAGGAAGTAAGAAATAAATACCAGAGTTTGGCGCTTTTTCATCATTGTGAAGTATGATGGGTTCTCATAAGTAGTGAGTATATCGAAGACTGCTTCAGGAGGTAATCCTATTGTAAATTTCATGTTCAAATGGTAAAGATCCTTTTCGTTTGTCACCTTCAAACATAAAAGatataagaaatttgtttagaatttatttttttatctagttCCACCAATTTTGACAGGAAGTTCCCATAGTTTTCATTTCATGTAACTATAATCAATATTAAGAAATCAATTCGTTTATTTTAAGGATTCCCGTAGACCacctaaccaaaaaaaaaaaaaaagaaatctcaTAGACCATAGTAATCAACTAATCATAATCATCAGCATTTTAGgtattttcaaaaatctatatcattttatttgcAGCTTCTAGAAATTTACACAAACAAATGATTAGATCACTCATCATCGTGCTTGTATTTTAAGTCGTCAACGTAACGGGCTTTCACAATAAACTAGGATTTAACCCGCGGTTTACCGCGGGCaatcggtttatttggttcttatactaaatatttgaatgaatttgatatcttaaatttataaatataaactttttaatcaaacataactaaataataattgggatttttttggttgttatttAGTGATAAGAGAAATGTGTTAAAATGTGTTTAAAAATGTGTATGTAATTTTAgtgaaagtaaaatatttacaaaaatgtaagattCACAAAATTGgtataaaattgtttatgattataagtgtttttttaactatttgaCAGGTTATACACTTTTTTGGCAAAATAAAGACtatattaattatgttatttataattatatgtctttaaagtaaagataaaaaaataacattatttcacttatttttgttgaacggtttagattgaagggaattaattttattgaacggtttagattcAATCAgatcatataaagtttagaagattgttaagaccaaattacccttaatgattttgaataccacagaacaaaatccaaaattaaaatcaaaattgaggccaaattagacaaaatttcaatttgtacttcccttttaataataagggGATAATTGACTctcttaacaacaaaaaaataaaagaaattattctGAATCAAAGATTTTATTGTCATGGTAGTAAGAAATAAACGTTCAGATGGAggcttctttatttttttctatttattatatatttatattgtgtCTTGTGTTTATTGCTGTTAGTACAAAATTAACGGCATTTCCAATTATGTTAACGTCTGTAAAATCGAGAATGTAAGTTACAAGCACTATGATGAGTCTGAAAAACGCATGTgttcttataaaataaaaagtaaaaattaatattatgcATTTCACAATAATATGGCCACACCACATGTTTTTCATGGATCAACCGTAACGCCAGGTTAAGAAATGAGAATTTCTCGTTGGTTTGTGATCTTACCTTAACTTTAGGAGGATAATCATACCATGGAGATTTCTTATCTGAAGCTCTCCAAAGTTTTAATTGCTTCTTTAATTCTTCTCTGTTCTCTGGATAAGTCTCAGACACTGACTTAGTTTTAACATTCCTAGATCTCTTGGACTCGacctacaacaacaaatagaaacataactttaaatattgatttgtCCTCCTAGGGTCCTCTGGTTGATGGAAATAAAACTGACCTCTGGAGGCTGTTGTGTGTTCTGATTGATCAAGCCAGGGAATATACCCATTTCTCTCTGAAAATGTAGTCTACAAATGATGCTTACCTGATAAAAACAAGAGCAAACGAATAACCAAAGCTTGTATATGTGAGGAATATTGTAATATAAAGTTGTTATAGATTGAGATAATGTACTAGCTGAGGAGGTAATGGTGGAGGAGTAGTGTACGTATACAGCGAAACAAGAAGTGAGCAGCATGATTTTAGTGAGTTCTTGACGTCGAGCTAAGACCTACCTAAAGAAAGAGGAGAATAAAGGTATTACCTCGTGAGCAGTCTGCTGTTCTAACTtgtaaaatcataaaacttttCCCATTTTTCACAGCACGAAACAAAAATCCCTTGATCGATTTGACAgattttaacagaaaatttctctgttttcatcaGTAAAGTTTGTCTATTAGTTTTGCATGTAGAGCTCCGACCAAAATACTACTGTGAGTTGATGTTTTAAAGTCAAAACCCTTTATCTAATTCGATGGTAAGCACTTACGAACATGTAATTTCGGAATCAATATTTGATGTAAAATAACATGACATAATATaatgttgttgacaaaaatatatatatgtatacagtCGCTATTACAGAATGAATGTAGAGCTAAGaattacaaataataatattaaccaATAGAATCGGTTATTGTATTGTTGTTTGGTACAATGTAAACCGGTTACTAAACCGGAATACTCTACTATATAAAGAGTGTTTCATGTAACAGAACAATTTAAGAAGaataacaaacttttttcatcttcttcatttcttctgAATTCGTTCATCaactattaaataattgaGATGTTTATCCTGAAAATGCAAAATCCAATTAACGGTGAGTCTAGAGGTCAAAATCTACCGATAACTCACTAACTAAAGAACTCATTGAGGTTTCCATACCTTTCCAGcttcagaagaagaattcgGATATGGGATATCATCTTTTAAATCATTAAGAGGGATATAGAGAAGTTTCTTACCGTAAGATCTTTTTGGTTGTCTTCGACAATTAGACTTGTTGGGAGAGCtccagaaaacaaaaggaattTCCAGGATACAACTTTCTCTACCTCCGCAATCCGCCTCGGTCCATCCTTCATCAAaagttttcttgatttgcttTCCTTCATAAGAAAAATCACACTCTTAAGTACTTGCAATATTGTATTCTTCTTGACTCTTCGGCTCCATTTGCTTGCACAAACGTTTTGAATATATGTATAGTCGCTCCACTTTATAGCAACCCTCCAACAACTTCATgaacatcatcttctctttcttatattttgCCTTTCCATAATAAGCAAGATAAAACCTATGTTCAGTTTCACCAAtggaaaatatttattcattGTTGTAAGGGATAAGTCATATAGAGAAACTTGTTACTGTAAGATTTTGTTAGCTGATTAGGTACGGTTTTACCTTTACCTTAGGAATTAAGGGGATCATACAAGAGAAAAACTAACTTTGTATATATTGATTGTATGTTCgtaaaatgaaatttcttttttcaaaaatttacatttttgagGTTTAGTATTCCACTATTCGGATTAAAAATATAGCATTTAGGTTTAATACTACTACCAAAATAGTAGAAGTGGTAGATGACAGATTTGGGGGTTTCAAGCGTCTCGGAACATGATACTTGCATTTTGAATCAATATGAGCAGATTTTTGGTGGTTTTGATGGTGATCCCACGAATGTACCAAGAAAGTGGTGGtagattaagaagaaaataaggtTGGAAGTATTGGTCCATTGTCACTTTCGATGCAACCTTTCCTTCTCCGCCGCTACATCTTTTGTATTCTTCTCGACTCTTCGGCTTTCTGTCCTTGCACAAGCGTTCTGAATCTACGTATAGTGGCTCTATTTTCCATTTACcctcaaaatatttcataaacttcattttctctttcatatATCTTCCCTATCCATAAGCAAGAGACATCAAACTTATAATTAGTTTCCctaatatgaaacaaaaaagttattgATTAGTTTGAGAGATATAGGGAAGCTActctaaagtttttttggttttcatcaACAATTAGAGTAAATGGAAAAGCTCCACACCACCAAAGAACGTCCCAGGTCAGAGCTTTCTCCAACCGCGCGCTCTGCCTCGGTCCATCTTTCATCAAAAcctttcttgatttgttttcctaattcatcagaaaaaaatatcacacTCTCAAATATTTCTGTCATTAATACCACATTTGAATCATAAAAAtgtaaagagaaaaaccaaaagttCGCGCCCAGTCTCGTTGTCGATCCTGAAGAATGGAAAGTCGTTCGGATTAGCGAACAAATCATAGACCCCTTCCGGAGGCAATCCTACTGTCAACTCTATGTGCATGTGGCAAAGACCCTTTTTTGTTGTCACCttcaaacatgaaaatataagaaatctttcatatttttttttttcttaattcttctACAAATTCcttttaagagaataaattCTTAAGTCTTACCTTGACCTTAGGAGGAGCATCATAccatggtttcttcttctctgcagCTCTCCAAAGTTTTCCTTGCTTCTTAGCCTCAGCTTTGTCATAATAAAATGCCCGTTTATTAGTATCATTCTCTGTCGCTGAATTAGAGTCAACATTCTCAGATCTCTTGGACTCAtcctacaacaacaaacataaccataatatatttattattatcattctCAGcttctatatttatttaaccaataatatcttttattttttgacatcaAATGAAATTTACCTTAAGAGGCTGTTGTTGTAGGTTCTGGTTGATCCAGCCAACAAATCTTCGAAATACACTCATTTCTCTTGAAAATTTAGTCCAAACAATAATTACCTGatgaaagaaggagaaaatgaCGATATAAGCTTGTATATGTTATGCTTTGAGGTATCTTAGACAAAAAGCTTGATTCAGAGTTaaccaattttcaaaattaaattcagAGAATAGTGTACGTTAGGTTTACGTACACAAGAACAGAGAAATAGGCAGCTCAATTCTCATGAGTTCTTAACGTATAGGTGAGAGCTACTTCAAGTAAAGGAGATCGAAGTTATTATCTGTTTGATTTCTATAGATAGGTCAAgcaaaatttgtataaaaGGATGCAGTTTCTATATGATTTTGCAGTAAGGTACTTTTACACAAACAATAGATTCATTTATACACTTTGTGAAACTTGTAAAGAGCCCTCTTATGGTTTTTAGCTGTTCACTGACTTTACATTCGTGTATCTGATTTAGATGAATGATGCCTCTGTAAAAGAATGGATAATGGTGATTTAGATCcaccaaattcaaaaaaacaatatatggAATATTCACAAACGGAGTGCCTCTCTTTAAAGATGGAGCACAAAGCAGATTCTGCTTTTAAGGGTCACTGCTCCTCGTCAAGCGGTTGATCTGTTCTTCTAGCTGCAACCAAGTTTGCAACCAAGTTAAGAATATTCATGATGATCTACTAGAAGGAGAAGATGTGTGAGTGTGGCTCTCTTTTACAAACCTGagcattttctgttttgtgtttctcaacctcttcttcaagatTCTTAACGCTGTAGCATTTGAAACCAATGAAACAATCAAGCATTTTTCTCACGTTCCTTCTTTAAGAGATTTAAAGCTTGTGGAATTTATCATTACCTCTGCTGCAAAACGTGAACCTCAGACAATAGATCTGTCTCTGTTGTTGATATCTGTGAATTCAGAACTTTTGGCTCTTAGTTCTCGGCCTCTCTCTATGCATATGTCACTAGCAAAGTATGAGAAGCAAACCCAACCTGCCCAACTTCTGTATTGCCAATCGGAATTCTGATTTCTGTACAAAAATCAAGATCAGGTCATGGAACTTGTAACATAGAGAAGATGCAAATTCTAGTGATAGAACAGCAAACTTACCAGCAGTTGGATCACAGAGTTGCATTAAACCGATTAACCTTTTCTGCCAAGCAAAGAGAAATAGTGTGAAACTACCAGGAGATGGAAACCCAAACGATATTCATGAGTGAAATATCAACAAGAAACGTTGGCAAACCCTTTGGATATCATTCTGGATCAGGATATTCTGTACGATTGGGAGGACTTGAGCAGTATCACAAGAAACAGGGTTCACAAGAATAGCAGGTTCCGTCAGCAGCGCTTCAACATTTTCCTGTATATAAGAGGGATTGAGGATTGTGCAAAGAGAAATTGTGTGAAACTACCAGGAGATGGAAACCCAAACGATATTCATGAGTGAAATATCAACAAGAAACGTTTTTAAATGGCAATAACCCTTTGGATATCATTTTGGATCAGGATATTCTGTAAGATTGGGAGGACTTGAGCAGTATCACAAGAAACAGGGTTCACAAGACTAGCAGGTTCCATCAGCAGCGCTTCAACATTTTCCTGTATATCAGAGGGATTGAGGATTGCAATAAGAGTCAGAAGTTGAAGGATCATAGAAAGTTATTTTCTACTAATCCAGATTACCGGgtcatttatttaaaataacaataacTGAGTTGATTATGGCTTAGTTATACTAAAATGgtttgaaagaaaagttatCTTTGTATGTCCAGACGTATACCTGAGATACTTTCTCCTTGTTACCATCTACACCTTTAACCAACTTGGCCTTTTCCTCCTGCAGTGTTGCCAAGGTTCAATCACACAGTCCAAAGCAATGGTGATACCAACAACAGAGAAGGAAAGTTTTCATCTAACCTTCAGCTTTCTATAACGCTCACCAAGCGGAGAGAGGCCATCAAGAAATGTACTAGCCAAGTATTCAGTAGAAAGAGTTTGCTGTAAGAACGGATATTCCAGTAGTTGTGAAGCGGTCGGACGTTTTTCTGGATCTTCTATCAAGCAAGCTGCGACCAACTCTCTAAAAGACTGCAACAATATATAGTATCTTTCTTAATGAGTGAAAGATGAAATCAACATTTCTCAGGTGTAATCATT
This sequence is a window from Arabidopsis thaliana chromosome 1 sequence. Protein-coding genes within it:
- a CDS encoding Protein kinase superfamily protein; the encoded protein is MTSSPETRFPLVAKDYEILEEIGDGVYRARCILLDEIVAIKIWNLEKCTNDLETIRKEVHRLSLIDHPNLLRVHCSFIDSSSLWIVMPFMSCGSSLNIMKSVYPNGLEEPVIAILLREILKALVYLHGLGHIHRNVKAGNVLVDSEGTVKLGDFEVSASMFDSVERMRTSSENTFVGNPRRMAPEKDMQQVDGYDFKVDIWSFGMTALELAHGHSPTTVLPLNLQNSPFPNYEEDTKFSKSFRELVAACLIEDPEKRPTASQLLEYPFLQQTLSTEYLASTFLDGLSPLGERYRKLKEEKAKLVKGVDGNKEKVSQENVEALLMEPASLVNPVSCDTAQVLPILQNILIQNDIQRENVEALLTEPAILVNPVSCDTAQVLPIVQNILIQNDIQRKRLIGLMQLCDPTAGKFAVLSLEFASSLCYKFHDLILIFVQKSEFRLAIQKLGRYQQQRQIYCLRFTFCSRALRILKKRLRNTKQKMLS